TACATATAGACACAAATACAAAATGAATATATAATAAAAATATTAGGATAATATTTATGATCAAGTTTCTAAATTACTTAATACTTTATAGCACGGTATTTTTATACTGTTGTAACAAAGATTATATTCCCCAAAAAGACAATTTTTCAAATCGTACTACAACTACTCATAAAAATTCACCAACAAGTATAGACAAATTAACAATACCAACAAGTATAGACACATCAACAACTATTATTCTAACTAACAAAGAACAAGAGCAATTTAAAGTTCTAATTAATGGTCTTAATAAGATATCAGAATTATATCAAGATAGAATAGATAACAACAAATATACAAATTTTTTTAATTGGATTTCAAAAGACATAAAAAGACAAAAAGAATTAGCTAATGCATTCGAACATGTATATAAATTTTTAAGAAAAAAATTGATAAAATCAGAAATCTTAGATTTTCCCCAGGCTATAGCTAATGTTATTGCAAATCCAGAGAAAAATAAAATTTATGATGCTAGCACTTCTCAAGATATCGAACAATTTTTTAGAGGAGTTTTAGAGGAAATGATGCAAAACAAGAATAATACAAATGAAAAACTATTTAATTTTCTTAAAAAAGAACTGGGTGATTTAACAAATCATGTAGCTGGACTTATGGGAGAAGAAGTATATGAAGGTAGATTAGATCAAAATCAACAAAAAACATTAAAAATCTTTTCTACAATCTTAACTGAGGAGATATATAGAGATAATCACATTAGAGGGGCAAAAATGAGAGGAAAATTTCTTCAATTAAGCGATATAAGTATACAAACAACATTGGATCACATAGACAAAGAATTGTCAAAATGTAGTGGAAATTATCGAGGTAGGCAATCTCTTAAAGCTTCTATGAAAGAATATTTCGACAAAATAAATACAATAGATGATGAACCACAATTAAATGATGAAATAATAAGTGACTTTACAAAAGTGGTAATCAGTGATTGTGGATCCGGAGGATAAGTATTAATTCATAATTTTATTATCCAAATAAAATACATCTTATTTTTATTTTTTGTAAAAATCAAGTGTATCAATTATATTATCCTAAATTCCTTTTATTTACATCTTAGAATTCTATTAATCATCTTTATAAGAGCATACTTAATTATATAAACCCACTGAGTTGAACATAATTTTCATCTTCCTTACAACAAAGTAATAATAAACCCATACATTAATATAATTACATATAATATTATTTATTATAAATAAGGTCAAACAAGAGAGTTTACTCTTGCATAAATTACATATAGAAACTCTTTATTTATTATGTATTATAGTTATAACTACAACATACCCCCCACATCTCTTTTTGATTTATTGTTTTTATAAGAACTTTACAATAATTTACAAAACTAAATCATTAAACTTAAATATAAAAACCTAAGCCTTGATTAAATACTCTTAAACAAGAGTATTTAATCAAGACCTAAAGCCTTTGTGAATTGAACACAATATTAGGAGTCCTAAATGATAGTACTACTAATAACACATATTATACAATAAATTTAAAGTAAAAATCAACTATTAATTTAAAAAATAAAAACTTATATGTTTGGCTTACAAAAATTGAACTATTAAAACTTAAATAATAAATACTATAATCTGTTATTCTAACAAATTTACATTTTTATCATAATTAAATATAACTGATGTTATAAAATAAAACTACAACTTTTTGTATGGATTCTTTATACTTTAAAAAGTTAACTCTTAAATCTTGTGCTCTACATATCTTATATGCTAAATTACTCATCAACATCTCCTTTACTAATTACCTTTAAATTTTTAAATTCATGCAGAAGTTCTTCAAGTAAATCTTTCTTACTTAAAAAAAGCTTATCCATTACAAAACTAGCAAATCTCGCATTTTTCTTATAAAAATCATAACTCTCTTTATTTTTAAGTTGAAATCTTAAGGGCTTTATTAAATTTTGTCTTGATTTCTTTATAGTCTTACTTTCCCTATTTTTAATAAAGAATAAGGTTTGATTAAATCCATTTTTTAAAACAAAATCATCATTGATCAAACCTTCTTCCATTGCTGTTGCTATTTTTAGATAATTATAAACCTGAGTCTTTGCTAAATTAAGATTTAATATAAAATTAATAAATGTCTTGTATCCATCTAATTTATAATATCCTTTATCCTTAATCTCCTTCAATATTTTCATTGTCTCTATTTTATTGTAAATTTCATCTTTAAAATTAATAATTAACTTTTCTTTTAATTTGTTATAATGAACCAACACCTTTTCATGTTCGGTTATATTAGAATCATCCAAAGTTCTTTTATTAAGTCTTATCTGCATATACCCCCCTCTCTTTTTATTTTATTATTTAAAGTTCACTAGTGAACATTTCGTTTTTGCTGAATATATTTAAAAAAAATACACAATGCTTCTTCATACTCATGTATATAATCTTTATTCAAATCAAAAGCACTATCTTCTGCTATCCTTTTATTTAGATCCTCTCTTTCAGATATAGTCCCCAAAAAATTGCTTTTTGATTGTAAAATTTCAAGCAGATATTTATGTGTGTTATTTTTTTTAAATCTTGTTACTAATATGAAAATAAAAATAGATATATCTAATTTATTTACAAAAAATTTAAATAAATCTAAACTTTCAACAGCCCATTTTTCTGCTGTCATTGGAACTATGACATAATTACTCACTACCAAAGCATTTATTAAAGTAAAATCTAAACTAGGATTAGTATCTATCACTATATAATCATAAACAGCTTCCAACTGCTTTAATTGCTTTTTTAGTTTTAATTCTTTGAAAGGAATTGGTTCAATGTTAAATTGATGTAAGGTTAAATAACTAGGTATCAAATCTAAATTATTATCAACATTGATTATGGCCCTATTAATACTCAAATTTGCCTTTAAAACTTCATATGTATTTTTGTTTATAAGATCTATATTGGCTTTTTCAATTTTAGTAGAATAATAACTAGTAGTAGATGCTTGACTATCCATATCTATCAGCAAAACTTTATATTTTTTGGATAAAAGAGTTGCAAGTATTATTGAGCTTGTACTCTTACCAACCCCTCCTTTAATACTTGCAATAGTGATTATTGCATCTTTTTTTCTATCCATCTTGTTATAATACCCCCACTTGGTAATTTTTTATTGTAAAATTCATATACTTGTTTTTCTAAACTTATTATTAATTCAAGCAAAAATTTGCCATACTGCGTCTTTAATTTTTCTTTTTTAAGTAATTTAGCAATTCCTTTAATGTAACAAAAAACACTTCCCTTATGAAATCTAAATTCTATATAATATACCTTTGAGAAGGTATATGCCTTCATAATACCATTCTCTTCATACCTTGTTATAATGTTTTGTATCGGTTTTCTATATCCATAAAATATTCCCAAAAATTTGTCGTCTCCTTTTAAAGAAAACAAATTAAACTCATTAATTTTTTCTCTATTAAACAACCCTCTAAAGGAAATGAAAAATTTGTGTTTTTGATTCTTATTAACGCCAAATACATATAAATCATTCATTATCTTAGTGTGATATATTTTTCTATCTTGTAGATTCTCTACTCTTACAAATATACGCCTTTTTTCTATTTGCTTAATATCTGCTTTTTTAGCTTTAAGGCGTTCTAACGCACTATTCATAGCACATCCTCAGTCAACAATCTTTTCATACTCTCCTATTCTTAAATGCTCTTTCCCTTCTACCATCTCTAAAATTTCGTAATAATAATGATTATTAAATACCTTGCTATACTTCAAATCAACTTGCTTATTTAAATAATTTTTCAATATTGGCGCTAAAACTTTAACCTCTACTTTGTTTCTCAACTGATCTATCAGTATACTAAATATATTATTTCTAATCTGCTCGTGGTCTTCTTTTTTCTCTTTTTTCTCACGCTCAACTGTTTTCTTAATCCTTTTTACTATCTGTTCTAAATCCCCATATTTACTACTCTCTATAATAAAGTGCGGTTTGCCTTTGTATCTCTCATATTCTTTTTGCATTTCTGTTTCTAATTGTTTTTTATCATATCCTTCCTTTTCTAGTTCTTCTCTTTTTTTTGCTAGCGTCTTTTCTAGTTCCTTTTGTTTTTCTATTAATTTATTGCTCTTGTTTTTTTCCCTTTCTCTTTTATTCTCTTCTTTCTTCAATTCTATTAGCTTTTTTATTTTAATTTCTTTTGTTGTTTCTAAATTCAAAATTGAGAGATATTCATCATCTTTAAATCTACATTTTTCTGCATATTTTTCTAACTGTTTGCGTTCTCTCTCTTGTTTTTCCATTTCTTTCTTATTATTTTTATTATTATAAATAGATTCCCATTTTTCTACATTCCCATTATTATTACATGTCTTTGTATGATATGAGTTAGCACGCTTTTGAAATCTTTCCTCTTTTTTTTCTTTAAAATGTTTATTTATTTTGTAATGACATACTTTTTTATGATGTTTAAGTTTGTAATGGATTTCTGTTCCACGATTTTCGCCTAAATGTTTGTAGTAGTTACTAGTTACTTGAAATTTTTTTTCTAGTGTGTATAAATAACTTTGTAGTGTTTTGAGTTTAGCTTTTTTTTGACCATTGTTTTCTAAGTTATTATTGAAGTAATAGAGTATGTCATTTTGATTATATTTCTTAAACTGAGAATTTATATAACTTAATGTTGATACTAAAACAATTAATTTATGTTGGTATTTATTTGTGGTTTTTTGTATGTCTTTCATTTAAATCTCCTTATTTATTGTGTATTATTAATAATAACAATAATAATAACCTAATTTTTATTAAAAAGTAAACCTTTTTTTAAATAAAATTTTTTTTAAATGAAGATAAAAAACTATATCTTCATTTAAAGACATCAAACTTTAAATGGTCGAAGAAGAAAATTTAAAAAATCCATCTAATGAGAAAATTTTAAATAAATGGGTAAGATGAGATGTAAATTACATGGCATTAGAATTTTTAGAAATGCATTTACGTATATTGAACCTAAACCAATTACAGATTGTAATTAAATAAAAAAATATTAACAAATTATATGCATGTACTAAACAAGATAAAGATGATCTAAAGAGTATATAAAGTATGTTATATAAGTTAACTATAGAGTGTTCATTAACTTATAATATCGTTTATAGATTGAGAAGTAATATATTTTTTGCTAAATTTAAGTAAAAGATTTGTTAAAGATGGATTTAAATTAATTACTGATAATTATGATTTTGAGGGTTTATGAAATATAAATCTTTTAAAGATAAACATGATTTGAGTTAAGAAAAGTAAAGCGTTATTTATTAAATCAATCGTAATACTTTGTGATATATTTAATAAATACTTAAAATCTTTTTAGATTTTTATAGGTCTTGTTTTGATTTTTATTTTATCATTTTGATTATTATATAATGTTTATTTATTTTTCTTTGTTATTAATAATTCATTTTATTGTCGTCAATTTTTCCATATAAATGTAATACGGTAGTCATATTGAAATTCTTCTTTAAGTCTTTGAAATATTTTTTCATTGGTATTATTATTTTTAAATATTTCTATGATATGATTGTGATTTATATCGTTATATTGTGAAATTTCGTATGTATTGTTATTTGAGTAACCACTGTTTTGATGACGGTTAAAACTATTATTTACATGTTGCTCAATAATATTATTTCTTGGGAATAATTGTCTTTTGTTTTGTAAAGAGTGATTTACTTTACTAAAAGTATTGCTTAATTCTTTTTGTTTTTTGATATCATTTAAAATCCAATTACGAAATTTTTGGTATTTCTTTATAGCATTTGAATTACTATTTTTGCTTAAAAATGTGTGTGTTTCAAATGATTGATCAATTTTATTCATTAATGAGTTGAATTTGTATTGTTCATCATTGGTGAGAGTAATTTCTTGTTCTTGTAGATTAGTATTTGTGAATTTATTATTAGGTATGCTTACATTACAATTGTACAAGAATAACATGCTATAAAGTGTTAATATTCTTCTATTTTTATTCATAAAATATTCTCCTCATTTTGAATGATACTATATTTTTCTTTGTATATATACTTGTAAGTTTTTATTTGATGGTTTTGTAAAATTACTATTTTGTTATTAACTTTATGTTAAAGTAAATTAATTTTTGTTAATTTGTAGATAAATTAATTTACACAAAGGTTAAAAAATTATGAGAAAAATAAAAAAGTCATTTTGATGATTATATTGTTTATTTTCTTAAAGATAAATTTGATGGTGCTCAGATTAGTAAGGATATGGTCGTAAGTTATTTTAATATGTGTAAAAGAGACGTAGATGGGAGTTTGGAGAAGTTAATAGTTTTTAGGAACATCTTAAACTAATGATTAGTAAAGATATTTCAAATAATATTTAATGCGTGCATCTGAGCATAATGCACAAGCAAGTAGTTTTAAAAACCATTTTCATATAGCTAGAAATAGATTAAGATTAGAATTTTATTGCTTCATTTAATAATTATCTAGATTTGAGACTTAAATCATACAATAAGGAAATAAAAATGTTAGAAAGCGAAATTTAATGATTTAAAGAAGAAATTAATAATGGAGATAGTGAAGATCTTAATAATAAGATAATAAGATATGTAAACTTGCTGAATAAGTATCTAAATCAGATCAATGGGTAATGATTGATAAAAATCATATGCTCTACAATAAATGAGCTTAGAGAGAGTTATAATTTTAATGCTGGGGGGGGAATTAATTATTGATACTCTTAAGACTCCTAATGATATTGGAGCAAAAATTAATTCAGACTTTGCGGTTATTGTTGTATTAAGGGCAATAAATAAGGCTGATAAATTTGGTGTTCATAATAATGATGCTAGCGGTGACGATGCTAAAATAATTACAGGTGTTGCAGTTAAGATTGTTAACAATATATTGGATGCACTTGATTTAATTATGATAAAGATATTAAAGATAGTGGAAATAAAAATTTAGAGTTAACACTAAGGATCACTAAGAGATTAAAAAATAATTAATTTATTTTGTTGAATAGTCTAATACTTACTATTAAATTATGATTAATAGTAAGTATAGTGTAAGATAAATTTATTTGGATGCGTCTGTATAGATAAAGGAATAATTATAAGTAATAATTCCTTTGCTATGGGTTTTGTCCATATAAAGTGTTGAAAAAGGCCTTTTAATATGATTAATATTTTGAAATAAGGTAAAATTTATAGACGTTTTTAAAATATGAAATTCATAATAGATGCATTAGAGTATGTAAATTGAATAAACTCATCAAATTCAAGTCATTTTATTAAATTATATTAAGCTAGTATTAGTTAAGTATATGTCTTAATTTATTAGTAGTTGTGTTTTATTTATTTATTCATTTTTTATGCGGTTTTTCTTGTTATATTGCTTTATTCAAAGATAATAGGAATAAAATGAAACAAGTAGGTAAAAAAGCATGATGAAATGGTTATGGGAATGATAATAGTAATTGGGATGTAATAATGGAGAGGAGCCTAAAGTGAGATTTTGGGATTCCATGGTTAATTTGGTGTGGAAAAAGAGTTTTGAGATAGATGTTTTTGTTCCTTTTAGGAGAGGATATGGTTACTGAGCCGTTAGGAATCAAGACAGAAACAAAGAAGGAAGATATTGGGGCATATTTTAGTAAGATTGAGAATACGATGAAGATAATGAAAGTTAAATTGGGAAAAATTTTAGGAGAATATGGAAATTATGGGAAAGTGAAAGAGAAGGTAGAAGAATTGATTGAGAAGATAGATAAGATTGAAGAAGGAGCAAAGAAGACTGCTTTGGGAGCTGATGGTAGTGCAAGTATTGGTAAAATTGTAAAGTTCAGGTGCTGGTGTTAATAGTTCTAGTGCAGATAGTATCAAGAATTTGGTTGAGGGAATAAAGGAAATTGTTGATTTGGTTTTAACAGAAGGAAGTGGAGAAGCAGATAAAACTAATCCTGTGGAGGAGGATAAGAAAAATATTGGGAAGTTGTTTGGAGCTGAGACTACCGATAATACTAAAGGTACAGAAGATAAGCATGTATCAGTGGCAAGTGCTTCAATAGGAGCATGATATATTGAAGCAATAGCAATAGCTATAGCTATTGCTATTGCTGATTTTAGTGCCAAGAAAGATGGTGTGGTTTAGGATGCAAAGGATGCAGCTGTTTTGGCTTTAGCTAAAGGTACTGGTATTGCTAATGATGACAAACTTGGTTATTCTGTAAAAAAAAGATGCTATTATAGCAGCAGGAATGGCATTGAGAGCAATGTCAAAAGATGGTAAATTTGCG
Above is a genomic segment from Borrelia hispanica CRI containing:
- a CDS encoding Mlp family lipoprotein, translated to MIKFLNYLILYSTVFLYCCNKDYIPQKDNFSNRTTTTHKNSPTSIDKLTIPTSIDTSTTIILTNKEQEQFKVLINGLNKISELYQDRIDNNKYTNFFNWISKDIKRQKELANAFEHVYKFLRKKLIKSEILDFPQAIANVIANPEKNKIYDASTSQDIEQFFRGVLEEMMQNKNNTNEKLFNFLKKELGDLTNHVAGLMGEEVYEGRLDQNQQKTLKIFSTILTEEIYRDNHIRGAKMRGKFLQLSDISIQTTLDHIDKELSKCSGNYRGRQSLKASMKEYFDKINTIDDEPQLNDEIISDFTKVVISDCGSGG
- a CDS encoding chromosome replication/partitioning protein; the protein is MQIRLNKRTLDDSNITEHEKVLVHYNKLKEKLIINFKDEIYNKIETMKILKEIKDKGYYKLDGYKTFINFILNLNLAKTQVYNYLKIATAMEEGLINDDFVLKNGFNQTLFFIKNRESKTIKKSRQNLIKPLRFQLKNKESYDFYKKNARFASFVMDKLFLSKKDLLEELLHEFKNLKVISKGDVDE
- a CDS encoding ParA family protein; the protein is MDRKKDAIITIASIKGGVGKSTSSIILATLLSKKYKVLLIDMDSQASTTSYYSTKIEKANIDLINKNTYEVLKANLSINRAIINVDNNLDLIPSYLTLHQFNIEPIPFKELKLKKQLKQLEAVYDYIVIDTNPSLDFTLINALVVSNYVIVPMTAEKWAVESLDLFKFFVNKLDISIFIFILVTRFKKNNTHKYLLEILQSKSNFLGTISEREDLNKRIAEDSAFDLNKDYIHEYEEALCIFFKYIQQKRNVH
- a CDS encoding DUF226 domain-containing protein, coding for MNSALERLKAKKADIKQIEKRRIFVRVENLQDRKIYHTKIMNDLYVFGVNKNQKHKFFISFRGLFNREKINEFNLFSLKGDDKFLGIFYGYRKPIQNIITRYEENGIMKAYTFSKVYYIEFRFHKGSVFCYIKGIAKLLKKEKLKTQYGKFLLELIISLEKQVYEFYNKKLPSGGIITRWIEKKMQ
- a CDS encoding plasmid maintenance protein, whose amino-acid sequence is MKDIQKTTNKYQHKLIVLVSTLSYINSQFKKYNQNDILYYFNNNLENNGQKKAKLKTLQSYLYTLEKKFQVTSNYYKHLGENRGTEIHYKLKHHKKVCHYKINKHFKEKKEERFQKRANSYHTKTCNNNGNVEKWESIYNNKNNKKEMEKQERERKQLEKYAEKCRFKDDEYLSILNLETTKEIKIKKLIELKKEENKREREKNKSNKLIEKQKELEKTLAKKREELEKEGYDKKQLETEMQKEYERYKGKPHFIIESSKYGDLEQIVKRIKKTVEREKKEKKEDHEQIRNNIFSILIDQLRNKVEVKVLAPILKNYLNKQVDLKYSKVFNNHYYYEILEMVEGKEHLRIGEYEKIVD
- a CDS encoding Mlp family lipoprotein, whose protein sequence is MNKNRRILTLYSMLFLYNCNVSIPNNKFTNTNLQEQEITLTNDEQYKFNSLMNKIDQSFETHTFLSKNSNSNAIKKYQKFRNWILNDIKKQKELSNTFSKVNHSLQNKRQLFPRNNIIEQHVNNSFNRHQNSGYSNNNTYEISQYNDINHNHIIEIFKNNNTNEKIFQRLKEEFQYDYRITFIWKN
- a CDS encoding variable large family protein translates to MLGGELIIDTLKTPNDIGAKINSDFAVIVVLRAINKADKFGVHNNDASGDDAKIITGVAVKIVNNILDALDLIMIKILKIVEIKI